Proteins encoded within one genomic window of Manis pentadactyla isolate mManPen7 chromosome 4, mManPen7.hap1, whole genome shotgun sequence:
- the SH2D5 gene encoding SH2 domain-containing protein 5 isoform X3, with product MQKAGARGRRASDCGPAPHRPRCITKFAQYVGSFPVDDLDTQESVWLVQQQLWALKDCPRRRAVILKFSLQGLKIYSGEGEVLLMAHALRRILYSTWCPADCQFAFMARNPRSPASKLFCHLFVGSQPGEVQILHLLLCRSFQLAYLLQHPDERAQPESCLGPTGDVPLKPLSSPGGPPGLVREPFSRDQLSQNVHALVSFRRLPAEGPLGSGELPELAGRGGARHARLGNPYCSPTLVRKKAIRSKVIRSGAYRGCTYEAQLQLSAREAFPAEWEAWPQGTGGPWCLVESEGSLTENIWAFAGISRPSALTLLRTDVLGAFLLWPEPGAPGQWCLSVRTQCGVVPHHVFRNHLGRYCVEHLPAEFPSLEALVEHHAGTERSLFCSLDMGRRNPGYEEQDSGPEGRPPRTLRPLGHAESEAEPQGLG from the exons ATGCAGAAGGCTGGGGCCCGGGGCCGGAGGGCCTCTGACTGTGGCCCTGCCCCTCACCGGCCCAGGTGCATCACCAAATTTGCCCAG TATGTGGGTTCTTTCCCCGTGGATGACCTGGACACCCAGGAGAGCGTGTGGCTGGTGCAGCAGCAGCTGTGGGCACTGAAG GACTGTCCCCGACGCCGGGCCGTCATCCTGAAATTCAGCCTTCAGGGCCTCAAGATCTACAGCGGGGAGGGTGAG GTGCTCCTGATGGCTCACGCCCTGAGGCGCATACTCTACTCCACCTGGTGCCCAGCTGACTGCCAGTTTGCCTTCATGGCCCGGAACCCCCGGAGCCCAGCCAGCAAGCTCTTCTGCCACCTCTTCGTGGGCAGCCAACCTGGAGAG GTCCAGATCCTGCACCTGCTACTCTGCCGCTCCTTCCAGCTTGCTTACCTCTTACAGCACCCTGATGAGCGGGCACAACCTGAGTCGTGCCTCGGTCCTACAGGGGATGTGCCCCTGAAGCCACTGTCCAGCCCAGGGGGCCCCCCTGGCCTAGTACGGGAGCCCTTCAGCCGTGATCAGCTCTCACAGAACGTTCACGCACTGGTCTCCTTCCGGCGACTGCCGGCGGAGGGGCCTCTGGGCAGTGGG GAGCTGCCAGAGTTGGCAGGCCGTGGGGGCGCCCGCCATGCCCGCCTGGGGAATCCCTACTGCTCGCCCACGCTGGTGCGCAAGAAGGCCATTCGCAGCAAGGTGATCCGCTCTGGGGCTTACCGCGGCTGCACCTACGAGGCCCAGCTGCAGCTGTCTGCTCGGGAGGCCT TTCCCGCAGAGTGGGAGGCATGGCCCCAGGGTACTGGTGGCCCCTGGTGCCTGGTGGAGAGCGAGGGCAGCCTGACAGAGAACATCTGGGCCTTTGCTGGCATCTCCAG acCCAGTGCCCTCACTCTGCTGCGGACAGACGTGCTTGGGGCCTTCCTGCTGTGGCCTGAGCCGGGCGCCCCTGGCCAGTGGTGCCTGTCTGTGCGGACGCAGTGCGGCGTGGTCCCCCACCACGTCTTCCGCAACCACCTGGGCCGCTACTGCGTGGAG cacctGCCGGCTGAGTTCCCCAGCCTGGAGGCCCTGGTGGAGCACCACGCTGGGACGGAGCGCAGCCTATTCTGCTCCCTCGACATGGGCCGCCGGAACCCCGGCTATGAGGAGCAGGACAGCGGGCCGGAGGGCAGGCCCCCCCGGACACTCCGGCCCCTTGGCCATGCCGAGTCCGAAGCTGAGCCTCAGGGCCTGGGCTAG
- the SH2D5 gene encoding SH2 domain-containing protein 5 isoform X2, with amino-acid sequence MQKAGARGRRASDCGPAPHRPRCITKFAQQYVGSFPVDDLDTQESVWLVQQQLWALKDCPRRRAVILKFSLQGLKIYSGEGEVLLMAHALRRILYSTWCPADCQFAFMARNPRSPASKLFCHLFVGSQPGEVQILHLLLCRSFQLAYLLQHPDERAQPESCLGPTGDVPLKPLSSPGGPPGLVREPFSRDQLSQNVHALVSFRRLPAEGPLGSGELPELAGRGGARHARLGNPYCSPTLVRKKAIRSKVIRSGAYRGCTYEAQLQLSAREAFPAEWEAWPQGTGGPWCLVESEGSLTENIWAFAGISRPSALTLLRTDVLGAFLLWPEPGAPGQWCLSVRTQCGVVPHHVFRNHLGRYCVEHLPAEFPSLEALVEHHAGTERSLFCSLDMGRRNPGYEEQDSGPEGRPPRTLRPLGHAESEAEPQGLG; translated from the exons ATGCAGAAGGCTGGGGCCCGGGGCCGGAGGGCCTCTGACTGTGGCCCTGCCCCTCACCGGCCCAGGTGCATCACCAAATTTGCCCAG CAGTATGTGGGTTCTTTCCCCGTGGATGACCTGGACACCCAGGAGAGCGTGTGGCTGGTGCAGCAGCAGCTGTGGGCACTGAAG GACTGTCCCCGACGCCGGGCCGTCATCCTGAAATTCAGCCTTCAGGGCCTCAAGATCTACAGCGGGGAGGGTGAG GTGCTCCTGATGGCTCACGCCCTGAGGCGCATACTCTACTCCACCTGGTGCCCAGCTGACTGCCAGTTTGCCTTCATGGCCCGGAACCCCCGGAGCCCAGCCAGCAAGCTCTTCTGCCACCTCTTCGTGGGCAGCCAACCTGGAGAG GTCCAGATCCTGCACCTGCTACTCTGCCGCTCCTTCCAGCTTGCTTACCTCTTACAGCACCCTGATGAGCGGGCACAACCTGAGTCGTGCCTCGGTCCTACAGGGGATGTGCCCCTGAAGCCACTGTCCAGCCCAGGGGGCCCCCCTGGCCTAGTACGGGAGCCCTTCAGCCGTGATCAGCTCTCACAGAACGTTCACGCACTGGTCTCCTTCCGGCGACTGCCGGCGGAGGGGCCTCTGGGCAGTGGG GAGCTGCCAGAGTTGGCAGGCCGTGGGGGCGCCCGCCATGCCCGCCTGGGGAATCCCTACTGCTCGCCCACGCTGGTGCGCAAGAAGGCCATTCGCAGCAAGGTGATCCGCTCTGGGGCTTACCGCGGCTGCACCTACGAGGCCCAGCTGCAGCTGTCTGCTCGGGAGGCCT TTCCCGCAGAGTGGGAGGCATGGCCCCAGGGTACTGGTGGCCCCTGGTGCCTGGTGGAGAGCGAGGGCAGCCTGACAGAGAACATCTGGGCCTTTGCTGGCATCTCCAG acCCAGTGCCCTCACTCTGCTGCGGACAGACGTGCTTGGGGCCTTCCTGCTGTGGCCTGAGCCGGGCGCCCCTGGCCAGTGGTGCCTGTCTGTGCGGACGCAGTGCGGCGTGGTCCCCCACCACGTCTTCCGCAACCACCTGGGCCGCTACTGCGTGGAG cacctGCCGGCTGAGTTCCCCAGCCTGGAGGCCCTGGTGGAGCACCACGCTGGGACGGAGCGCAGCCTATTCTGCTCCCTCGACATGGGCCGCCGGAACCCCGGCTATGAGGAGCAGGACAGCGGGCCGGAGGGCAGGCCCCCCCGGACACTCCGGCCCCTTGGCCATGCCGAGTCCGAAGCTGAGCCTCAGGGCCTGGGCTAG
- the HP1BP3 gene encoding heterochromatin protein 1-binding protein 3 isoform X2, translating into MPIRRAVNSTRETPPKSKLAEGEEEKPEPDVSSEESVSTVEEQENETPPATSSETEHPKGDPENEEKEENKSSEETKKDEKDQSKEKEKKVKKTIPSWATLSASQLARAQKQTPMASSPRPKMDAILTEAIKACFQKSGASVVAIRKYIIHKYPSLELERRGYLLKQALKRELSRGVIKQVKGKGASGSFVVVQKSRKTPQKSRNRKNRSSAVDPEPQVKLEDILPLAFTRLCEPKEASYSLIRKYVSQYYPKLRVDIRPQLLKNALQRAVERGQLEQITGKGASGTFQLKKSGEKPLLGGSLMEYAILSAIAAMNEPKTCSTTALKKYVLENHPGTNSNYQMHLLKKTLQKCEKNGWMEQISGKGFSGTFQLCFPYYPSPGVLFPKKEPDDSKDEDEDEDDSSEEDSEDEEPPPKRRLQKKTPAKSSGKAASVKQRGSKPAPKVPAAQRGKARPLPKKAPPKAKTPAKKARPSPSVIKKPSGGSSKKPVASVRKEVKLPGKGKSTMKKSFKAKK; encoded by the exons AGCCAGATGTAAGTTCAGAGGAATCTGTCTCCACTGTAGAagaacaagagaatgaaactccaCCTGCTACATCTAGTGAGACAGAGCATCCAAAGGGGGACCCTGAGaatgaagagaaggaagaaaacaagtcTTCTGAGGAAACCAAAAAGGA tgaaAAAGATCAGtctaaagaaaaggagaagaaagtgaaaaaaacaatACCTTCCTGGGCTACCCTTTCTGCCAGCCAACTAGCCAGGGCCCAGAAACAAACACCGATGGCTTCCTCCCCACGTCCCAAGATGGATGCAATCCTAACTGAGGCCATTAAG GCATGCTTCCAGAAGAGTGGTGCATCAGTGGTTGCTATTCGAAAATATATCATCCATAAGTACCCTTCTCTGGAGCTGGAGAGAAGGGGCTACCTCCTTAAACAAGCACTGAAAAGAGAATTAAGTAGAGGTGTCATCAAACAG GTAAAGGGAAAAGGTGCTTCTGGGAGTTTTGTTGTGGtccaaaaatcaagaaaaacacCTCAGAAATCCAGAAACAGAAAG AACAGGAGCTCTGCAGTGGATCCAGAACCCCAAGTAAAATTGGAGGACATCCTCCCACTGGCCTTTACTCGCCTTTGTGAACCTAAAGAAGCTTCCTACAGTCTCATCAGGAAATATGTGTCTCAGTATTACCCTAAACTTAGAGTGGACATCAG gCCTCAGCTGTTGAAGAATGCTCTGCAAAGAGCAGTAGAGAGAGGCCAGTTAGAACAAATAACTGGCAAAGGTGCCTCTGGGACATTCCAG CTGAAGAAATCAGGGGAGAAACCCCTGCTTGGTGGAAGCCTGATGGAATATGCAATCTTGTCTGCCATTGCCGCCATGAATGAGCCGAAGACCTGCTCCACCACTGCTCTGAAGAAGTATGTCCTGGAGAACCACCCAGGGACCAATTCTAACTATCAAA TGCATTTGCTGAAGAAAACCCTGCAGAAATGTGAGAAGAACGGGTGGATGGAACAGATCTCTGGTAAAGGATTCAGTGGCACCTTCCAGCTCTGTTTTCCCTATTACCCCAG CCCAGGAGTTCTATTTCCAAAGAAAGAGCCAGATGATTCTAAAGATGAGGATGAAGATGAAGATGACTCCTCAGAAGAGGACTCTGAGGATGAAGAGCCACCGCCTAAGAGAAG GTTGCAGAAGAAAACCCCAGCCAAGTCATCAGGGAAGGCTGCATCTGTGAAACAGAGAGGGTCCAAGCCTGCACCTAAAGTACCAGCTGCCCAGCGAGGGAAAGCTAGGCCCCTACCCAAGAAAGCTCCTCCTAAGGCCAAAACTCCTGCCAAGAAAGCCAGACCCTCACCCTCAGTCATCAAGAAACCTAGTGGTGGCTCTTCAAAGAAGCCTGTAGCCAGTGTGAGAAAGGAAGTGAAATTGCCTGGCAAGGGCAAATCCACCATgaagaagtctttcaaagcaaaaaagtaa